Proteins from a single region of Nocardioides anomalus:
- a CDS encoding glutamine amidotransferase yields the protein MKPFLFLGIRAQDVPADDEYAAVLRCTGLGERDVRRVRLERDVLGPLDLDDWSGIVVGGGPWNVSDPPDAKAPEQRRGEARLRDLALQVLDADFPFLGACYGVGTLGVLRGGVVDRQFPEPIGPMTIELTDAGRADPLLGVLPASFSALLGHKEAVSRLPDGAVHLASSSTCPVQAFRMGEHVYATQFHPELDLAGIIARTEAYKHFGYFEPDQADAVVERSRAVAVTEPPKVLARFVELYARS from the coding sequence GTGAAGCCGTTCCTCTTCCTCGGGATCCGGGCCCAGGACGTCCCCGCCGACGACGAGTACGCCGCCGTGCTGCGCTGCACCGGACTCGGCGAGCGCGACGTGCGCCGCGTCCGGCTCGAGCGCGACGTGCTCGGCCCCCTCGACCTGGACGACTGGTCGGGGATCGTCGTCGGCGGCGGTCCGTGGAACGTCTCGGACCCTCCGGACGCCAAGGCGCCCGAGCAACGGCGCGGTGAGGCGCGCCTGCGGGACCTGGCCCTACAGGTCCTCGACGCGGACTTCCCGTTCCTCGGCGCCTGCTACGGCGTGGGCACTCTCGGCGTCCTGCGCGGTGGCGTGGTCGACCGGCAGTTCCCCGAGCCCATCGGTCCGATGACCATCGAGCTCACCGACGCCGGCCGCGCGGACCCGCTGCTCGGTGTCCTGCCCGCGTCGTTCAGCGCCCTGCTCGGGCACAAGGAGGCGGTCTCGCGCCTGCCCGACGGCGCGGTCCACCTGGCCTCGTCGAGCACCTGCCCGGTGCAGGCCTTCCGCATGGGCGAGCACGTCTACGCCACGCAGTTCCACCCCGAGCTCGACCTCGCCGGGATCATCGCTCGCACCGAGGCCTACAAGCACTTCGGCTACTTCGAGCCCGACCAGGCCGACGCCGTGGTCGAGCGCTCGAGGGCGGTCGCGGTGACGGAGCCGCCCAAGGTGCTGGCCCGCTTCGTCGAGCTGTACGCCCGCAGCTGA
- a CDS encoding flavin-containing monooxygenase → MATPEHVDVLIVGAGLSGIGAACQLREHHPTRTVALLEAREASGGTWDLFRYPGIRSDSDMFTFGFSWRAWPGDRALADGGSILDYLRTVATEYGVDQLIRYRHRVVRASWDSETARWTVEADRDGERVTLTCSVLWCASGYYHYEEPFAPDFAGAEEFQGRIVHPQHWPADLDYEGKRVVVIGSGATAVTLVPAMAPTAGHVTMLQRSPSYVLSRPGNDRLATLLQPLPTAVSYPVVRWANILMTIGSYQVSRRWPDKVKAFIRKETAAQLPAGVDVDTHFKPRYDPWDQRLCFVPDGDLFKALRHGEASVVTDTIERFDATGIRLASGEHLDADVIITATGLQVLAFGGIELVVDGEPVDLADTMAYKALMLSGVPNFVYTIGYTNASWTLKADLVSAYVVRLLAHMDRVGARAVVPVRDPDVEERPFMDLMSGYVLRALDRMPRQGDRAPWRLKQNYLTDLRMIRHGRIDDGVLAFDTAADRSRDGALSGV, encoded by the coding sequence GTGGCGACTCCCGAGCACGTCGACGTCCTCATCGTCGGAGCCGGTCTGTCCGGCATCGGCGCGGCCTGCCAGCTGCGCGAGCACCACCCGACGCGGACGGTGGCGCTGCTCGAGGCCCGCGAGGCCAGCGGCGGCACCTGGGACCTGTTCCGCTACCCCGGGATCCGCTCGGACTCCGACATGTTCACCTTCGGGTTCAGCTGGCGCGCCTGGCCCGGCGACCGCGCGCTGGCCGACGGCGGCTCGATCCTCGACTACCTGCGCACCGTCGCCACGGAGTACGGCGTGGACCAGCTCATCCGCTACCGGCACCGGGTCGTCCGGGCGAGCTGGGACTCCGAGACCGCGCGCTGGACCGTCGAGGCCGATCGCGACGGCGAGCGGGTCACGCTGACCTGCTCGGTGCTGTGGTGCGCGAGCGGCTACTACCACTACGAGGAGCCCTTCGCCCCCGACTTCGCCGGCGCCGAGGAGTTCCAGGGCCGGATCGTGCACCCGCAGCACTGGCCGGCCGACCTCGACTACGAGGGCAAGCGGGTCGTGGTCATCGGCAGCGGCGCCACCGCGGTGACCCTGGTGCCGGCCATGGCGCCGACCGCCGGCCACGTCACGATGCTGCAGCGCTCGCCGTCGTACGTCCTGTCCCGGCCGGGCAACGACCGGCTGGCCACGCTGCTCCAGCCGCTGCCGACCGCGGTGTCGTACCCGGTGGTGCGCTGGGCCAACATCCTCATGACCATCGGCTCCTACCAGGTCTCGCGGCGCTGGCCGGACAAGGTGAAGGCGTTCATCCGCAAGGAGACCGCGGCGCAGCTGCCGGCCGGCGTGGACGTCGACACCCACTTCAAGCCGCGCTACGACCCCTGGGACCAGCGGCTCTGCTTCGTGCCCGACGGCGACCTCTTCAAGGCCCTGCGCCACGGCGAGGCGTCCGTCGTCACCGACACCATCGAGCGCTTCGACGCCACCGGCATCCGGCTGGCCTCGGGCGAGCACCTCGACGCCGACGTGATCATCACCGCGACCGGGCTCCAGGTGCTCGCCTTCGGCGGCATCGAGCTGGTCGTCGACGGCGAGCCCGTCGACCTGGCCGACACCATGGCCTACAAGGCGCTGATGCTGAGCGGCGTGCCCAACTTCGTCTACACGATCGGCTACACCAACGCGTCCTGGACGCTCAAGGCCGACCTGGTCTCGGCGTACGTCGTGCGGCTGCTCGCGCACATGGACCGCGTCGGCGCCCGCGCCGTCGTGCCGGTGCGCGATCCGGACGTCGAGGAGCGGCCGTTCATGGACCTGATGTCGGGCTACGTGCTGCGCGCGCTGGACCGGATGCCGCGCCAGGGCGACCGGGCGCCGTGGCGGCTCAAGCAGAACTACCTCACCGACCTGCGGATGATCCGGCACGGGCGCATCGACGACGGCGTGCTGGCCTTCGACACCGCGGCCGACCGCAGCCGTGACGGCGCTCTCAGCGGAGTTTGA
- a CDS encoding sensor histidine kinase, with protein MTDRLRDWAPELVVGFVVVVAGALEVWSRSYEVDRQGYLPVVLGFALACALSRKEPFAALVLVWVTCGLQLMAGVTVLTVEFAVAVVAFGCARWGRTATVVVSGLSIPAAAGIGYLIVSRASLGVFRDIAVFRELLDTSRKFSDTLLVGATVLGLFLLAVPWLAGLVLRATARAQRSEVRQVEAERATEQAQEIARLREQQATLARDVHDVVGHSLAVILAQAESGQYLPDDDPAALKKTLATIATSARSSLQDVRQVLSGAPEAEPGTDAYEELLDGVRAGGTAVEASEVGRPQPLPPELEVVAHRVVQEMLTNALKHGRRDRPVHVERHWPEGSWDRDLRIEVRNIAQHADDETQPLRAASVPPGQGLDGMRRRLEAVGGRLDVRRRDEDGEPTFTATAWVPVSGR; from the coding sequence GTGACCGATCGGCTGCGCGACTGGGCGCCGGAGCTGGTCGTCGGGTTCGTCGTGGTGGTCGCCGGCGCCCTCGAGGTGTGGTCGCGGTCCTACGAGGTCGACCGCCAGGGCTACCTCCCGGTGGTCCTCGGCTTCGCCCTGGCCTGCGCGCTCTCCCGCAAGGAGCCGTTCGCCGCGCTGGTCCTGGTCTGGGTCACGTGCGGGCTCCAGCTGATGGCCGGGGTCACGGTGCTGACGGTGGAGTTCGCGGTGGCCGTGGTGGCCTTCGGGTGCGCTCGCTGGGGCCGGACCGCGACGGTGGTGGTGAGCGGGCTGTCCATCCCGGCGGCGGCCGGGATCGGCTACCTCATCGTCAGCCGAGCCTCGCTCGGGGTGTTCCGGGACATCGCGGTCTTCCGCGAGCTGCTCGACACCTCCCGGAAGTTCAGCGACACCCTGCTGGTCGGCGCGACCGTGCTCGGGCTGTTCTTGCTGGCCGTCCCGTGGCTGGCCGGGCTGGTCCTGCGCGCCACCGCGCGGGCCCAGCGCTCGGAGGTCCGCCAGGTCGAGGCCGAGCGCGCCACCGAGCAGGCCCAGGAGATCGCGCGGCTGCGCGAGCAGCAGGCCACGCTGGCCCGCGACGTGCACGACGTGGTCGGCCACTCCCTGGCGGTGATCCTGGCCCAGGCCGAGTCGGGTCAGTACCTCCCCGACGACGACCCGGCCGCGCTCAAGAAGACCCTCGCCACCATCGCGACCTCGGCGCGCTCCTCGCTGCAGGACGTGCGGCAGGTCCTGTCCGGCGCGCCCGAGGCCGAGCCCGGCACCGACGCCTACGAGGAGCTGCTCGACGGCGTGCGCGCGGGCGGCACCGCGGTCGAGGCCAGCGAGGTCGGCCGGCCCCAGCCGCTGCCGCCCGAGCTCGAGGTGGTCGCGCACCGCGTCGTGCAGGAGATGCTGACCAACGCCCTCAAGCACGGCCGCCGCGACCGGCCCGTCCACGTGGAGCGACACTGGCCCGAGGGGTCCTGGGACCGGGACCTGCGGATCGAGGTGCGCAACATCGCTCAGCACGCCGACGACGAGACCCAGCCCCTGCGCGCCGCGAGCGTGCCCCCGGGCCAGGGGCTGGACGGCATGCGCCGCCGGCTCGAGGCGGTCGGCGGCCGGCTCGACGTGCGTCGCCGCGACGAGGACGGCGAGCCGACCTTCACCGCCACCGCGTGGGTGCCGGTGAGCGGGCGGTGA
- a CDS encoding LysR family transcriptional regulator — MALPDLDALALLVGVARTGSIGAAARAAGVSQQAGSERIRAVEAQVGLQLVRRGARGSELTSAGVVVVESAARLLDVAAELEHALGGLRTDRDRDLAVWSSMTVAETVLPGWLVRLGQRQAAEGRTPTTVSLTATNTHQVVTAVQDGRADLGFVEGLRAPPGVRSRGLTTDELVLVTAPGSALARRRTPLTPAEVAALPTVARERGSGTREVVEQALAAHGLVAAPPVAELTTATAVRQAVLAGGAPAFVSRRLVARELEARALAEVRTGLSLTRTFRAVWSGGREPAAGPARDLVALARAAG; from the coding sequence GTGGCCCTGCCCGACCTCGACGCCCTCGCGCTGCTCGTCGGGGTGGCGCGCACCGGGTCCATCGGCGCGGCCGCCCGAGCCGCCGGCGTGAGCCAGCAGGCCGGGTCGGAGCGGATCCGCGCGGTGGAGGCACAGGTCGGCCTGCAGCTGGTCCGCCGTGGCGCCCGCGGCTCCGAGCTGACCTCGGCCGGGGTCGTGGTGGTCGAGTCCGCGGCGCGGCTGCTGGACGTGGCCGCCGAGCTCGAGCACGCCCTCGGCGGGCTGCGCACCGACCGGGACCGCGACCTCGCCGTGTGGTCGAGCATGACGGTGGCCGAGACCGTCCTGCCGGGGTGGCTCGTCCGCCTGGGCCAGCGCCAGGCGGCCGAGGGACGCACCCCCACCACGGTCAGCCTGACCGCGACCAACACCCACCAGGTCGTGACCGCGGTGCAGGACGGTCGCGCCGACCTCGGCTTCGTCGAGGGGCTGCGCGCGCCGCCCGGCGTCCGCTCGCGGGGCCTGACCACCGACGAGCTGGTCCTCGTCACCGCGCCGGGCTCGGCGCTGGCCCGGCGGCGCACCCCGCTGACGCCGGCCGAGGTCGCGGCGCTGCCGACCGTCGCGCGCGAGCGCGGCTCGGGCACCCGCGAGGTCGTGGAGCAGGCCCTGGCCGCGCACGGGCTGGTCGCCGCGCCACCGGTCGCCGAGCTCACCACCGCCACCGCGGTGCGCCAGGCGGTCCTGGCCGGGGGTGCGCCGGCGTTCGTGAGCCGCCGGCTGGTCGCCCGCGAGCTCGAGGCGCGCGCCCTGGCCGAGGTCCGCACCGGCCTGTCCCTGACCCGGACCTTCCGGGCCGTCTGGAGCGGCGGGCGCGAGCCGGCCGCAGGGCCCGCCCGGGACCTGGTCGCCCTGGCCCGAGCGGCCGGCTGA
- a CDS encoding CaiB/BaiF CoA transferase family protein → MSLELGQGTGPLRGVKVVEIAGIGPGPHACMILADLGADVIRVERPGGQFLAGGATMVLNRGRPSVALDLKQPEAAAVVLELVRDADLLVEGMRPGVTERLGIGPEQCRAANPRLVYGRMTGWGQDGPLATAAGHDINYISVAGALFGLGQTADRPQFPTNLVGDFGGGSTYLVIGLLAALLEARVSGQGQVVDAAIVDGTAHLNAMTSAFAAGGGYQERRGANLLDGGVPFYDVYETSDGRHVSVGALEPQFYAALIRTLGLEGTAPGQHETERYDELRALLTETFRSRTQAAWVELFEGTDACVAGIIPISEAPSHPHLVARQTFVEHEGIVQPQPAPRFSRTAAALGLPPSPAAGTHTRDALTAWGVPDVDGLIERGVAVQV, encoded by the coding sequence GTGAGCCTCGAGCTGGGTCAGGGCACCGGTCCGCTGCGTGGCGTGAAGGTCGTCGAGATCGCCGGCATCGGCCCCGGGCCGCACGCCTGCATGATCCTGGCCGACCTCGGCGCCGACGTGATCCGCGTCGAGCGACCCGGTGGCCAGTTCCTGGCCGGCGGCGCGACCATGGTGCTCAACCGCGGTCGCCCGAGCGTCGCGCTGGACCTCAAGCAGCCCGAGGCCGCGGCCGTGGTCCTCGAGCTGGTCCGCGACGCCGACCTGCTCGTCGAGGGCATGCGACCCGGCGTCACCGAGCGGCTCGGCATCGGCCCCGAGCAGTGCCGGGCGGCCAACCCGCGGCTGGTCTACGGCCGGATGACCGGCTGGGGCCAGGACGGTCCGCTCGCCACCGCGGCCGGGCACGACATCAACTACATCTCCGTGGCCGGCGCGCTGTTCGGCCTCGGCCAGACCGCGGACCGGCCGCAGTTCCCGACCAACCTCGTGGGCGACTTCGGCGGCGGCTCGACGTACCTCGTCATCGGCCTGCTCGCCGCCCTCCTCGAGGCGCGGGTCTCGGGCCAGGGCCAGGTCGTCGACGCCGCCATCGTGGACGGCACCGCCCACCTCAACGCGATGACGTCGGCCTTCGCCGCCGGCGGCGGCTACCAGGAGCGGCGCGGCGCCAACCTGCTCGACGGCGGGGTGCCGTTCTACGACGTCTACGAGACCTCCGACGGGCGGCACGTGTCCGTCGGCGCACTCGAGCCGCAGTTCTACGCCGCGCTCATCCGCACCCTCGGGCTCGAGGGCACCGCGCCCGGCCAGCACGAGACCGAGCGGTACGACGAGCTGCGCGCGCTGCTCACCGAGACCTTCCGCTCCCGCACCCAGGCGGCCTGGGTCGAGCTCTTCGAGGGCACCGACGCCTGCGTGGCCGGCATCATCCCGATCAGCGAGGCGCCGAGCCACCCGCACCTCGTGGCCCGGCAGACCTTCGTCGAGCACGAGGGGATCGTCCAGCCGCAGCCGGCCCCGCGCTTCTCGCGCACCGCGGCCGCGCTCGGCCTCCCGCCGTCCCCGGCGGCCGGCACCCACACCCGGGATGCCCTCACCGCGTGGGGTGTGCCCGACGTCGACGGGCTCATCGAGCGGGGCGTCGCGGTCCAGGTGTGA
- a CDS encoding D-alanine--D-alanine ligase family protein has protein sequence MSASRVRVAVVGGGQSCEHEVSLASAAAIADALDPAAYDVVRVTVGRDGTWSPGGLAGAVELLRGCDVVVPALHGPRGEDGTVAALCELAGVPYVGSGVGAGALAMDKWATKLVARSLGIGVAPDALLTPGTAYAWTHPVVVKPVASGSSHGVALVGSADALPAALAAAFALDDRVLVEDVVVGREVDLAVLGRPDGSRVVAPALEVVADGIFDTGTKYDGSAEFRVPAPLADPEREALEAAAVAVYDALGCAGVARVDFFLTDAGPVLNEVNTMPGFTEQSQVPKMFAAAGTSYADLLDLLIRDTLAA, from the coding sequence GTGAGCGCGTCCCGGGTCCGCGTCGCCGTCGTCGGTGGGGGTCAGAGCTGCGAGCACGAGGTCTCGCTGGCCTCGGCGGCCGCGATCGCCGACGCGCTGGACCCCGCGGCGTACGACGTGGTGCGGGTGACCGTCGGCCGCGACGGGACGTGGTCGCCGGGCGGGCTGGCCGGCGCGGTCGAGCTGCTGCGCGGCTGCGACGTGGTGGTGCCGGCGCTGCACGGGCCGCGCGGCGAGGACGGCACGGTGGCCGCGCTGTGCGAGCTGGCTGGGGTGCCCTACGTCGGGTCGGGGGTCGGCGCCGGTGCGCTGGCCATGGACAAGTGGGCCACCAAGCTGGTGGCGCGCAGCCTGGGGATCGGCGTCGCGCCCGACGCGCTGCTCACGCCCGGCACGGCGTACGCGTGGACGCACCCCGTCGTCGTCAAGCCGGTCGCCTCGGGGTCGAGCCACGGCGTCGCGCTCGTCGGCTCGGCCGACGCCTTGCCCGCCGCGCTGGCCGCGGCGTTCGCGCTCGACGACCGGGTGCTGGTCGAGGACGTGGTCGTCGGGCGCGAGGTGGACCTGGCCGTGCTGGGCCGGCCCGACGGCAGCCGCGTGGTGGCGCCGGCGCTCGAGGTCGTGGCCGACGGGATCTTCGACACCGGCACGAAGTACGACGGCAGCGCGGAGTTCCGCGTCCCCGCCCCGCTGGCCGACCCCGAGCGGGAGGCGCTCGAGGCCGCTGCGGTCGCGGTCTACGACGCGCTGGGCTGCGCCGGCGTGGCGCGGGTCGACTTCTTCCTCACCGACGCGGGCCCCGTCCTCAACGAGGTCAACACCATGCCGGGCTTCACCGAGCAGTCGCAGGTGCCGAAGATGTTCGCCGCCGCCGGCACGTCGTACGCCGACCTGCTCGACCTGCTCATCCGTGACACCCTCGCCGCGTGA
- the alr gene encoding alanine racemase: MTVLALPRLAATGPRLDVDLDAVAANTALLARRATGELMAVVKADGFGHGAAAVARTALSHGATRLGVTSLAEALALRADGLTAPVLSWLNPVDADLASAVVHDVEIAVPSRAHLDALAPGTAVHLHLDTGLARDGAAPAEWADLCRAARLAERRGRIRVVGLMGHLACADVPGDPGNAMGRARFAWGLETARACGLRPVHRHLAATAATLTDPLSHHTMSRVGAGLVGIDPSGTTRLHPALTLTAPLVSVRRVHAGTPVGYGHTWVAPHPTELGLVPLGYADGLPRAASGRAEVLVRGRRRPLVGRISMDMAVVDLGAEGAEAGDEVTVLGPGRHGEPTAAEWAAWSDTLEHEVVTGLGLRTPRTGR; encoded by the coding sequence GTGACCGTGCTCGCGCTCCCCCGGCTCGCCGCCACCGGTCCGCGGCTGGACGTCGACCTCGACGCGGTTGCGGCCAACACCGCGCTGCTGGCCCGTCGAGCCACCGGAGAGCTGATGGCCGTGGTCAAGGCCGACGGCTTCGGTCACGGTGCGGCCGCGGTGGCCCGGACCGCGCTGTCCCACGGCGCCACCCGGCTCGGCGTGACCAGCCTGGCCGAGGCACTCGCGCTGCGGGCCGACGGCCTCACCGCGCCGGTGCTGAGCTGGCTCAACCCCGTGGACGCGGACTTGGCCTCGGCCGTCGTCCACGACGTCGAGATCGCCGTGCCGAGCCGCGCGCACCTCGACGCGCTCGCGCCGGGCACCGCCGTGCACCTGCACCTGGACACCGGGCTGGCCCGCGACGGGGCCGCGCCCGCCGAGTGGGCCGACCTGTGCCGCGCGGCACGACTGGCCGAGCGGCGCGGGCGGATCCGCGTGGTCGGCCTGATGGGCCACCTGGCCTGCGCCGACGTGCCGGGCGACCCGGGCAACGCGATGGGCCGCGCCCGGTTCGCGTGGGGGCTGGAGACCGCGCGCGCCTGCGGGCTGCGACCGGTGCACCGGCACCTGGCCGCGACCGCGGCCACCCTGACCGACCCGCTCAGCCACCACACGATGTCGCGCGTCGGCGCCGGGCTCGTGGGCATCGACCCGTCCGGCACCACGCGGCTGCACCCCGCGCTCACCCTCACCGCGCCGCTGGTCAGCGTGCGGCGGGTGCACGCCGGAACGCCGGTCGGCTACGGCCACACCTGGGTCGCCCCGCACCCGACCGAGCTGGGGCTGGTCCCGCTCGGGTACGCCGACGGGCTGCCCCGCGCCGCGTCCGGCCGGGCCGAGGTGCTCGTGCGCGGTCGCCGCCGGCCGCTGGTCGGACGGATCTCGATGGACATGGCCGTCGTCGACCTGGGCGCCGAGGGCGCCGAGGCCGGTGACGAGGTCACGGTCCTCGGGCCCGGTCGCCACGGCGAGCCGACCGCCGCCGAGTGGGCCGCCTGGTCGGACACCCTCGAGCACGAGGTCGTCACCGGGCTCGGGCTGCGCACGCCGCGGACGGGCCGGTGA
- a CDS encoding SLAC1 family transporter → MRRFTMVMGTGIVANAAASLPVHPPLLLDAARVVWALAALLLVALLVRPVRWERTPFLGAPAMALMTVGTGAVLLEVPLRPVGVALWLTGAVLGVVSAVSVPRPERLSAVWLLPVVPPMVAAATGTVVSPRLAPVGLGLFGLALVRAAPVLLAVARGWRAEPEVPLLWIPLGILGQSVTAAAHLGVPLWGPPVLALGLAWLALVAVRTLVRRPAFSPAWWSFTFPLGTLVTGSSALGLTALAVSLYAGLVAAWAVVGTAQLRAYSSTKRASTLGGSVTATALERSTTASAWSGSK, encoded by the coding sequence GTGCGCCGCTTCACCATGGTCATGGGCACCGGCATCGTCGCGAACGCCGCGGCGAGCCTGCCGGTCCACCCGCCGCTGCTGCTCGACGCGGCGCGCGTGGTCTGGGCCCTGGCCGCCCTCCTGCTCGTGGCCCTCCTGGTGCGTCCGGTGCGGTGGGAGCGCACGCCGTTCCTCGGCGCCCCGGCCATGGCCCTCATGACCGTCGGGACCGGCGCGGTCCTGCTCGAGGTGCCGCTGCGGCCGGTCGGCGTCGCGCTGTGGCTGACCGGTGCGGTGCTCGGCGTGGTCAGCGCGGTGAGCGTGCCGCGGCCGGAGCGGCTGAGCGCGGTCTGGCTGCTGCCGGTCGTGCCCCCCATGGTGGCCGCGGCCACCGGCACCGTCGTGTCCCCGCGGCTGGCGCCGGTGGGCCTGGGGCTGTTCGGGCTGGCTCTGGTCCGCGCGGCGCCGGTGCTGCTCGCCGTGGCCCGGGGCTGGCGGGCCGAGCCCGAGGTCCCCCTGCTGTGGATCCCGCTGGGGATCCTGGGCCAGTCGGTCACCGCCGCGGCCCACCTCGGGGTCCCGCTCTGGGGACCGCCGGTGCTCGCCCTGGGGCTGGCCTGGCTGGCGCTGGTGGCGGTGCGCACCCTCGTGAGGCGCCCGGCGTTCTCACCGGCCTGGTGGTCCTTCACCTTCCCGCTCGGCACGCTGGTGACCGGCTCGTCGGCGTTGGGGCTGACGGCGCTGGCCGTCTCGCTGTACGCCGGGCTGGTGGCGGCGTGGGCGGTGGTGGGGACGGCTCAGCTGCGGGCGTACAGCTCGACGAAGCGGGCCAGCACCTTGGGCGGCTCCGTCACCGCGACCGCCCTCGAGCGCTCGACCACGGCGTCGGCCTGGTCGGGCTCGAAGTAG
- a CDS encoding CsbD family protein, producing the protein MGTDDKMENKGQDLKGRAKEAAGSVTGDDDLKNEGRADQAESSVKQAGEKAKDAIGDIKDAFKK; encoded by the coding sequence ATGGGTACGGACGACAAGATGGAGAACAAGGGCCAGGACCTCAAGGGCCGGGCCAAGGAGGCCGCCGGCTCCGTCACCGGCGACGACGACCTCAAGAACGAGGGCCGCGCCGACCAGGCCGAGTCCTCGGTCAAGCAGGCCGGCGAGAAGGCCAAGGACGCCATCGGCGACATCAAGGACGCGTTCAAGAAGTAA
- a CDS encoding DUF4396 domain-containing protein has translation MDSTWRTAITATRHCLTGCAIGEVLGMVIATLAGWGTLASVVVSVVLAFFFGYLLTFSGVRRSGLGLGAAVRTALAADTVSIAVMEIVDNGTLVVWPAAMDAGLGDALFWGSLVVSLAIAFVVTVPVNRAMIARGLGHAKVHAHHEGHAAG, from the coding sequence GTGGACTCCACGTGGCGCACCGCGATCACCGCCACCCGGCACTGCCTGACCGGCTGCGCGATCGGCGAGGTGCTCGGCATGGTCATCGCGACCCTCGCCGGCTGGGGCACCCTGGCCAGCGTCGTGGTCTCGGTGGTGCTGGCCTTCTTCTTCGGCTACCTGCTGACGTTCTCCGGCGTACGCCGCTCCGGGCTCGGCCTCGGCGCCGCGGTGCGCACGGCCCTGGCCGCCGACACCGTGTCCATCGCGGTGATGGAGATCGTCGACAACGGCACGCTCGTGGTCTGGCCGGCGGCGATGGACGCCGGCCTCGGCGACGCGCTGTTCTGGGGCTCGCTCGTGGTGTCCCTGGCCATCGCGTTCGTCGTCACCGTCCCGGTCAACCGGGCGATGATCGCGCGCGGCCTCGGCCACGCGAAGGTGCACGCACACCACGAGGGGCACGCGGCCGGCTAG
- a CDS encoding M15 family metallopeptidase encodes MTILLSDPRVAAVPVLDSREPLVALDPSFGPARALVRRSVAVRLATAQTLLSGGLRLRVVEGHRSVADQQAIIERYSAEVVAAHPGASPAEHERLVSRFVSPVAVAPHVAGAAVDLTLVDAHGEEVDMGTPIDATPEQSDGKCWTAAPHLSPFARSHRRLMGTVLGWSGLVNYPTEWWHWSYGDRYWALVTGASTALYGPVDLPAAGVAA; translated from the coding sequence GTGACCATCCTCCTCTCCGACCCCCGCGTGGCCGCGGTGCCGGTCCTCGACAGCCGCGAGCCCCTGGTGGCGCTCGACCCCTCCTTCGGCCCAGCCCGGGCGCTGGTCCGCCGCAGCGTGGCCGTCCGGCTGGCCACGGCCCAGACCCTGCTCTCCGGCGGCCTGCGACTGCGCGTGGTCGAGGGGCACCGCTCGGTGGCCGACCAGCAGGCGATCATCGAGCGCTACTCCGCCGAGGTGGTGGCCGCCCACCCGGGCGCCTCGCCGGCCGAGCACGAGCGGCTGGTGTCGCGCTTCGTCTCCCCGGTCGCCGTGGCGCCGCACGTCGCCGGTGCGGCGGTCGACCTCACCCTGGTCGACGCCCACGGCGAGGAGGTCGACATGGGGACGCCGATCGACGCGACGCCCGAGCAGTCGGACGGCAAGTGCTGGACCGCCGCGCCGCACCTGAGCCCGTTCGCGCGCTCGCACCGCCGGCTGATGGGGACCGTGCTCGGCTGGTCCGGGCTGGTGAACTACCCGACCGAGTGGTGGCACTGGTCCTACGGCGACCGGTACTGGGCGCTGGTCACCGGCGCCTCGACGGCGCTGTACGGCCCGGTCGACCTCCCGGCGGCGGGGGTCGCGGCGTGA
- a CDS encoding response regulator: MTEPIGVLLVDDQELFREGVRVIVDAQDGMAVVGAAGDGLEAVQLVEELQPDVVLMDIRMPEMDGVEATRQIFLPERVARRAKPVRVVVLTTFNLDDRAATAIRYGASGFLLKDTTPAMLRDAIRTVHAGNAVLAPTDLSTLLDAQFREPVPVPAAYLTLSEKEREVFAAVARGLSNTEIAAQVFASESTVKTHVGAILRKLALRDRVQIVVFAHQHGLAA, translated from the coding sequence GTGACCGAGCCGATCGGGGTCCTGCTGGTCGACGACCAGGAGCTGTTCCGCGAGGGCGTCCGGGTCATCGTCGACGCCCAGGACGGCATGGCCGTGGTCGGCGCCGCGGGCGACGGGCTCGAGGCCGTGCAGCTGGTCGAGGAGCTGCAGCCCGACGTGGTGCTCATGGACATCCGGATGCCGGAGATGGACGGCGTCGAGGCGACCCGGCAGATCTTCCTGCCCGAGCGGGTCGCCCGGCGCGCGAAGCCGGTGCGCGTCGTCGTGCTCACGACGTTCAACCTCGACGACCGGGCCGCCACGGCGATCCGGTACGGCGCCAGCGGGTTCCTGCTCAAGGACACGACCCCGGCCATGCTGCGCGACGCGATCCGCACCGTGCACGCCGGCAACGCCGTGCTGGCTCCCACCGACCTGTCCACGCTGCTGGACGCGCAGTTCCGCGAGCCGGTGCCCGTCCCCGCGGCGTACCTCACCCTGAGCGAGAAGGAGCGCGAGGTGTTCGCCGCCGTCGCGCGCGGGCTGTCCAACACCGAGATCGCCGCGCAGGTCTTCGCCAGCGAGTCGACGGTCAAGACCCACGTCGGCGCGATCCTGCGCAAGCTGGCGCTGCGCGACCGGGTGCAGATCGTGGTCTTCGCCCACCAGCACGGGCTCGCGGCCTGA